In the genome of Cynocephalus volans isolate mCynVol1 chromosome 10, mCynVol1.pri, whole genome shotgun sequence, the window TGACATTCAggatgcagatatcccttcaacatgttgatttccattcctttggatatatacccaatattGGGGTTACTGGACTGTCCCCGAATTAGATTAATGCACACTGTGTAAGTGCATCCAAATATCACagtatgctcaataaatacatacaattagtATGAGTcagttatgaaaataaattaaagagaaaaaaattcagagacaaagtAGATAAGAGGTCACCAGAAACTGGGGAGAGGAATAATgtgaagttattgtttaatgggtacagggtttatgtttagaatgtgaaaaaaaatattggaaacattTGGAGGTAGTTGTTCCACAATAtgatgaatgtaattaattccatgcaagtGTAAATCTAAAGATTCTTAAAATGACaatctttatgttatatatattttactacaataaaaatcaATGGGAAGatgagctaaatagacatttctcaaaaggagacaaaCAAATGTCttacaggtatatgaaaaaaattctaatcatcattgaaatacaaatcaaaatcacatggagatatcatctcactctgtttagaatgactattatcaaaaagacagaatataacAAACAGTggtgaggatgctgagaaagAAGAACTCATACAGTTTTGGTGGGAATACAAATTAGTATAGACATTATGGAAAATTAAATGGAGGTTTTTcaaaataactacagatagaactaacatgtaatccaacaatcccactcgTGGGCATGAATCtgaaggaacggaaatcatcatgttgaatggatacctgcactcccatgtttattgcagctgtattcacaatagccaagatattctAAATATACATCAATgggtgattggataaagaaatgtggtctatatacacaatggaatactactcagccataaacaagaatgaaattctgccacttgcagcaacatggatgagtttggagaggattatgttaagtgaaataagacttgatgataaagaaaaacattccatgtctcactcatatgtgggagtaaaaaaatttaatcatatgcaagtagagagtagaatagtgtttATACAGACTGGCAAGGGGGGTGAAGGAGGAATagagagagggtggtcaatggatacaaaattgcaggTAGGAAGAATGAGGTCTAGTGTTCTCTACCAAGGTAGGGAGAATAcagttaacaatttattgtataatttcaaacagGCATCGGAGAGGAATCTGAATGTtgccaacacaaagaaataacaaatcaCTGACTTGATGGAAATGATAGTTACTCTGACAGGATCATTGCACACTGTGTAAATGTACCAACATATCACATTGCATTCCAAAAATTTATATGGTTATCACGGGtcattgaagaaaaaataaataaataaatacagagacAGTAGTAGACTAGAGGCTGCCAAGGCTGGGGGTGTGTGGGGAAGTGCAAACAATGAGAAGTTAATGCTTGATTTGctcagagtttatgtttaggatgatgatggaaaagtttaaaaatagaggtgatggttacacagcattgtgaatgtaactAATTCCAGGGATTTATAAGTCTAAAATGGTTAAAAGGGcaaatcttatgttatatatattttaccacaattcaaaaatgaaagaaatatagtTCTTTCATTGCTTTTCTCTTATGAATCAGCACCCTCTTTATGTCCTTATTTCTCAGactgtagatgaaggggttcagCATGGGTGTGACCACAGTGTACATCACTGAGGCTGTTGCAACTGAGTGAGAGTTGTGTGAAGCAGCAGAACTAAGGTACACTCCTAGGCCTGTTCCATAAAATAAGGAGACAACTGAGAGGTGAGATGCACTGGtggaaaatgctttatatttCCCCTCAGCTGTTGAGATTCCATGTATGGCAGAGACTATCTTAGAATAAGACTAGAGGATCCCACAGAGGGATCCAATGCCCAGAAGGCCTGCTGCAAAATACATCACCAGGTCATTAAGAAAGGTGTCAGAACAGGCATGATGGACCACCTGATTAAGCTCACTGAAAAAGTGGGGGATTTCCAAGTCTGTACAGAAGGAAAGCTGCAGCACCATTAAGCTCTGTAAGAGGGAATGCAGGATGCTCATGATCCAGGACACCAGAACCAGCAACACACAAAACCCAGGGTTCATGATGAACGTGTAGTTCAGGGGGTGACAGATGGCCACAAATtggtcataggccatcacagtAAGGAGAAAGCCTTCCAACCCTATAAAGAGTATGAAAAAGTACATCTGTGTTATGCAGCCTTCATAGGTTATGTTCTTGTTGTGTGTCTGTATATTCACCAGCATCTTTGGGACAGTGGTGGAGGTGAAACAGATGTCAGCAAAGGACAGGTcggagaggaagaagtacatgggtaTGTGCAGGTGGGAGTCTGAGATTGTGGCTAAGATAATAAGCAGGTTTCCAAGCACAGTGATCAGGTACATGATGTTTTTAGCTCCCttgccaaagggatacctacagtcccatgtttattctcagtttttttgatgatggccagtgtaactgggtgagatgatacttcactgtggttttgatttgtatttctgtgatgttgagcatgttttcaagtACTTGTTGGCCATCTATATgccttccttcaaaaaatgtgtgttaagctcctttgctcattttttaattaggttgtttcattttatttatctatttattttttactatgcagttgtttgagttccttgtagaTTCTGAATATCCCtggtcagatgcatagtttacaaatattttctcccactctgtaggttgtcttttcagtccattgattgtttcctttgctgtgagaatctttttagtttgatataatcacatttatttatttttccttttgttctttgtgGTTTTTAGGTCCTTTTTACAAAGTCTTTGTGCAGTAATATTTCCTGAAGTATTCCCCGTATGTTTTCCTTttggagttttgtagttttaggtcttattttaaagtctttaatccattctgagttgaatttggtatatggtgagaggtgcatgtctagtttcattgttATTCATATGGCTGTGCAGtattcccagcactatttattgaagagagagttttttccccagtgtatgttcttgttgcctttatcaaagatcagttggctgtaggtctgtgggttgatttctgggctcttgaTTCTGCTCCATTTGTCCAAATATCGGTTTTTGTagcagtaccatggtgttttgtttactatagctttgttgtataatttgagtcaggtagtgttaggattctgtctttacattttttactCAGGACTGCTGTGGCTATTTGGGTGTTTATTAAttcacatatgttgaaccatccttgcatctctgggataaatgaaTCCCCTGTGATCATGGTGAAtgaggttttggttttgttttgttttcttgttgttgctgcgcatttgtatttatttgtgggttatttcttttgcttacccAACAATCCACTACATGACTGTGTCTGTTATAATGCCATTTTATCATCTCATCTCATTGGCTGAGATAATGTGACTATCAGTTTCTGACATCcaaagatgataaaaatgttatttcactCTCTTCATTTCTTCAGATTTCCCTAGATTAATCACGATTCTCGATTTGCAAGGAAtcattaagcattttaaaaatgcaactttATATATCAGACATTTTGGAATGGGTTTAAGACAAAAAGTATTGGCCTCTACAATGCCTTTACCAGTCAAGCCCACAGTGAGCGACATGAGGCATGAGGAACATTCTAGTTCATCCTCACCGACATCCATAGCTTTGAGGTCTCCTCATTGTATCTCAGTTTGCTAGTAATTTGTTGACAActtttgcatctttattcatagGGGATattggcctgaagttttctttctttctttttcttttactttctttcttttttttgggggggggattcTTGTCTGATTTTTGGTATCAGCATAGTTCTGGCCTTgcaaaatgaatttggaagtattcactatttttcaattttatgagaGAGTTTGAGGGggatttttcagttttcaaaaatatgtttgaTACAATTCAGTGGTGAAACCATCAGGTCCTGAGCTTTTCCTTAATGAGAAACATTTTATTCCTGATTCTATGTCTTCACTTGTTGTTGATCTGTTCATATGCTCTATATCTTTGTAATTAAATTCCAGTTagtatgtgtgtccagaaatcaattaatttattctattttattcaattgGTGTACAATTGTTCATAACAtgctcttatgatcctttgtatgtCTGTGGTACGTGTTGTAATGTGTGCTTTTTCAatctctgattttctttatttgagtctttgtttttctttgtcagtctgcatacacatttgttcattttgttgattttttcaaaaTACCACCTCTTTATTTTTTGATCTCTTCTACTGTTTTTTTAgtgtctattttacttatttctcctCTTATCTTTATTGTTTCCCTCCATATACTAGTTTTTGccttagtttgttcttgtttttctggtttcttgAGGCGTcaaattaggttatttatttgtgatctttctctttctttcttttgttttatttttttgatgtaggtgttaATTGCTGAAAACTTTACTTTTACAACTGCTTCTACTGTATCCAAGGTTTTGGtatattatgttttcattttcatctgtctcaaaaatttaaaaattttttgatagACATATCATTTATTCAgcagtgtattgtttaattttcatctatttgtaaattttttgaggtttctcctgctattgatttctagttacATCACTGTGATCAGAAAAGctacttaatataatttcaatcttcttaaatttaagacttgttttgtgggtTAATATGTGACATTTCACTTGCTCAGCCAAGTGAACAAATCCAGGCTATCTGGCtgtaaaagtaaatgaaatatggAAGAGAAGCCAGGTGTCCTAGACAAGATCAGCCAACAGCCAGATGAGACCCCAATAGATGAGAAAGCCCAGCTAAGATCAACAGAGCCTCCCAGGATAACACATAACTGACTACAGAATTATGAGCAGACTAGGACAGCTTAGATAAACTTTCCACCATGCAATAACACTCATTAATAAGGACATTATATTTAACCATTTGCTTTCGGGATGGCTTATTATATACATTAACTACCTGATACAATAACCAGAGTGAGCAGGAATGAGGGAATTATAATAACTTGTTATGTTGTATGTTTGGTCTCCGTTATGATACCTGAAGACAGCAGTCATAATTACTCTGTTAcccaaatttattttagaaaattgtattaaaaagTGACTAGATTGAACTCCTTTTCCAGACAACCAGGAGATTGGAAAGACATGGATGTTTGTACAGGAAAAATAGCTACCACAAGTCACTTGACTGAACAGAAATTCAAGATCACTTGTGAGGATTAAAGTGAACCCTGAGTATAAATATGATATATGGCATATGATATTGGTACTGTTAACATCATGCATTTAGTAATTATGACAAAGTTTAGAAAAGGAGATGTTGCACTTAGGGCAATGAAAGGATTCATATGTGTAGGCAACACTGGAAGTTTTCAAGTGGAAACTGGAAgataattcaataataaaatataaaacaagccAACCCATTCTTCACTGCAATGAATAATCCTCTTTATGCATAAAAACCCCTTTTCTTACTTTGAGTGGGTGCacagaataaaaatgtaatatttttcataatagtacaatgtataatttaatatttgttttatcatATTTACATTCATTTCTAACTCTAAGGACAATCTAAGACAAACCATTTATTCAAATTTGTCTTTCCATGTAGACTCCACTTAGAGACATGTGGGTTGTAatctgtgacttttcttttttgccagtGACTATGTAGGCACTGTGATCACTGTACTGAGTAAGAAACATAATCTTAAAGAAGAGAATACAATCCAAAAAGTTATGAAACAAACTGGTGTGTTAAACTTTACATTACCAGGAAGAGCAGTTTAAGTAGTGATTtacaaaggaataaagggcaCAAGCAGAAAATCTGGTATCAGATTTTCCTCTACTATAAAATTATCTAAATGACCTTAGATGTCAAcgtagtttgttttcttttttctttctttttttttttacataggaGTACAATAAGTGACTATTTTCTTtagtagaggaaaagaaaaattgcactgTACATGCCATTTGAGAAgaaattattcttaaataatCTGTGTGGCTCCATGAAATAAATGGGGATTCCAGAGTTAGAATCAActtgagaaaatacaaaaatgaaccaATAGAGAAAACTGAGAAGATGGCAGATAGAGCGGTAAGCTTACAAAACTGAGTTACTTAAATTGCAGAAGTTGAAATCAAAGTCACACTAATTCTGGGAAATAGCAGAAAGAAACATTCTATTTGCACAATCTAAGTAGCCTTTTGTCATTTCTGATTCTGGGGTTTTGAGTCACGGACAATTGACCTTTTTCTAGTTTCACTCCCAAGAAATCTCCTCAgagccctctttatctctttattcctcaggctgtagatgaaAGGGTTGAGCATGGGTGTGACCACAGTGTACATCACTGAGGCTGTAGCACTTGAGTATGAGTTGTGTGTAGCATCAGAACTAAGATACACTCCTAGGCTTGTACCATAGAATAATGAGACTACCGAGAGGTGAGATGCACAGGTGGAAAAAGCTTTGTACTTCCCCTGAGCTGCTGAGATTCCACATATGGAGGAAACTATCTTATAATAAGAGTAAAGGATACCAGCAAGGGGGAAACCACCCAGGAGCACAGATGCAAAATATATCACCACATCATTAAGAAAAGTGTCAGAGCAGGCTTGGTGGACCACCTGATtaacttcacagaaaaagtgggGGATTTCCAAGTCTGTGCAGAAGGACAGCCGCAACACCATTAAGCTATGTAACAAGGATTGCGTGGCAGTGATAATGTCACAAATCAGTACCAGCAACACACAGAGCTGAAAGTTCATGATGACCATATAGTGCAGTGGGTGACAGATGGCCACAAACTGGTCATATGCCATCACTGCCAGGAGAAACTCATCCAACACtgcaaaaaaacagaaaaagtacatCTGGGTGATGCAGCCCGCATAGGTTATGGCTTTGCTCTGTGTCTGTATATTCAGCAGCATCTTTGGGACGGTGGTGGAGGTGAAACAGATGTCC includes:
- the LOC134387613 gene encoding olfactory receptor 7A10-like, translated to MGPGNDTRISEFLLRGFSETPELQSFIFWLFLSMYLITVFGNLLIILAIISDSHLHTPMYFFLSNLSFVDICFTSTTVPKMLLNIQTQSKAITYAGCITQMYFFCFFAVLDEFLLAVMAYDQFVAICHPLHYMVIMNFQLCVLLVLICDIITATQSLLHSLMVLRLSFCTDLEIPHFFCEVNQVVHQACSDTFLNDVVIYFASVLLGGFPLAGILYSYYKIVSSICGISAAQGKYKAFSTCASHLSVVSLFYGTSLGVYLSSDATHNSYSSATASVMYTVVTPMLNPFIYSLRNKEIKRALRRFLGSETRKRSIVRDSKPQNQK